A DNA window from Pseudoalteromonas spongiae UST010723-006 contains the following coding sequences:
- a CDS encoding sporulation protein, translating into MFKKVLASIGIGAAKVDTVLHTEHLLPGQKFSAEVIITAGDVEQDISGLELALMTKVKVESDEGEYFADHVLDKWSIVDQRTLQPGEELRIPFEARLHSETPITEISQGINQSVVWIATGLNIDFALDATDRDPVYVYPNEAVKTFMLAMEKLGYKLVKSDVEKGYLRTSNFNSTSGCYQELEYKPAGLKVFGPKEVELSFVPEALKTHVLIEVDRMFGSDGYADLTIEHDQVNLSQICDQLEHIFS; encoded by the coding sequence ATGTTCAAAAAAGTTCTCGCATCTATCGGTATTGGTGCGGCAAAAGTGGATACCGTGCTACATACTGAGCATTTACTGCCAGGGCAAAAATTTTCAGCAGAAGTTATCATAACAGCAGGCGATGTAGAGCAAGATATTTCAGGATTAGAGTTAGCCTTAATGACTAAGGTTAAAGTAGAGTCAGACGAAGGCGAGTATTTTGCAGATCATGTGTTAGATAAATGGTCGATTGTCGATCAACGAACATTGCAGCCAGGTGAAGAATTACGTATTCCATTTGAAGCACGCTTGCACTCAGAAACGCCAATTACTGAAATATCACAGGGCATTAATCAAAGCGTAGTTTGGATAGCGACTGGTTTAAATATTGATTTTGCGCTCGACGCAACCGACCGAGATCCGGTTTATGTATACCCAAATGAAGCGGTAAAAACCTTTATGCTAGCAATGGAAAAATTGGGCTATAAATTGGTTAAAAGTGATGTTGAAAAAGGCTATTTACGTACTTCTAATTTCAATTCCACATCAGGGTGTTATCAAGAGCTTGAGTACAAGCCTGCAGGCCTAAAAGTGTTTGGTCCGAAGGAAGTTGAGTTGTCATTTGTGCCTGAGGCATTGAAAACTCATGTGTTAATTGAAGTAGATCGAATGTTTGGCTCAGATGGTTACGCTGATTTGACCATTGAGCATGATCAGGTCAACCTTAGCCAAATTTGCGATCAGCTAGAACATATTTTCAGCTAA
- a CDS encoding GNAT family N-acetyltransferase: protein MTKFYSKTFNELTTAELYAILKLRVDVFVVEQNCPYEELDGLDCEPQTQHIIGYDDNDVVAYARCLAPKINYENSAAIGRVLVKKEARGKGLAHAIVSLAKDICISHWPEQGIEISAQCYLTEFYTELGFQVDGQEYLEDGIPHIHMKAVS, encoded by the coding sequence ATGACAAAATTTTATAGTAAAACATTTAATGAACTCACAACGGCAGAACTCTACGCCATTTTAAAGTTGCGCGTTGATGTCTTTGTGGTTGAACAAAACTGCCCGTATGAAGAGCTTGATGGGTTAGATTGCGAGCCGCAAACCCAGCATATTATTGGTTATGACGATAATGACGTTGTCGCCTATGCGCGTTGTTTAGCGCCAAAGATTAACTATGAGAACAGCGCGGCGATTGGTCGAGTGCTCGTTAAAAAAGAGGCGCGAGGTAAAGGGCTTGCACATGCTATTGTGTCGCTTGCCAAAGATATTTGTATTTCACATTGGCCTGAGCAAGGGATTGAAATATCAGCGCAGTGTTATTTAACTGAGTTTTACACTGAACTTGGCTTTCAAGTAGACGGGCAAGAATACCTCGAAGATGGTATTCCGCATATTCATATGAAAGCGGTTTCGTAA